Sequence from the Numida meleagris isolate 19003 breed g44 Domestic line chromosome 2, NumMel1.0, whole genome shotgun sequence genome:
GGCATTGAGCTAACTCCATTAGTATTCCCATTATGTTTGTCCCTAATGAGAATTTAACTGTATGGAAAGCTAAAGTATACCGTAGGCAGGTAGGCAGTGCCACTGAAAGAGCAGCCAAAGTGTTTGGGAATACCTGCTAAACTAGTGAAAAGTAAGGCTAAAAGgtaatcaaaaataatttgtttgcaCGATTAATTTTGGCAACTGAATTTTCCATTTAACATTGTTTCTGTTAAGTTTGTTGGCTTGTTCTTTTCCAATATTGTCACTTAaatgcttatatatatatggaGCATATCAGtttccatatatatatacaatatataaatatattattatatatttaataataatgattataatattatatatattataatatatatattatatatatatttattatttgtaagtTTTCCTAATTACAATTTGAATCTTAATTTGTCTTCACATAGTGGAAAACTCAGTTTTTTCAATAACTTTCTGTcttaagaacaattttttttgtgtgcgtAGATACATGAAAAATGATCTAAACCGTCTTCAGCTACATTGCAAAAACAGAGAGTATGGCTGTGAAATGGTTTGCTCTCTAGAGTCTATAGACCGGCATGAGAGGGAGTGTGAATACAGTCAGATACCGTGCTCCAATGCTGGTGAGTAACAGTCAAAGaagttaatgttttctgttcagaaaatatatgtattttccatctttctatCACCAGAATGGCAATAATGgccattcattttttaaagggaaattcAAAGCTTTAGTGTGACCTACTCTTTGCAGGagtcttttctgaagaaaactcAATACCTATTTAGTATTTTTCCTGGTGCATCCGCAGCTGCTCACCATCTCTTGACTATAACAAAAATATCCTGggaatgagattttttttttaactaaatttGTAGTAGAATTGATATGTTTGTGTTACAGTCTCTGAAACAGACCTATTCATCCTTAGGAAgaaacatacttttaaaaataaatgtactgttAACATTTCCCAACTGATTTTATCCAAAATGTTATGTGTTCCTAGaagaacttaatttttaattaaagatgtTAAAAGCATGATTAAGTCTGACACTGTAATTAGTTGTGAGGAGACTGAGGTGCTAGAGTTGCTCTGTTAGAAGTCTCAGCGATGACTATTGCAAATGCACCTTTTACTTTCTACAGAAACAGTAACATATAATGAGCTCCTGCATCTTGTCTCTATTGTGTGGTACCAAGGTGTGAGCATGCATAAATCTCTCATGGCCTATTGTGTACACACAAGACTAACCAGTGGTCAGGAAAACAGTCTCACCCACTGTTTTACCTGTCCTTGGgcccttttttttctaaatttgatACCTAATTTATTTATACGTTTATGTTCTTTATCAATTCCTTTCATTACAAGCTGCTAGAGTTGTGGCCTGGCATCAGTGTTGTCCTTACTGAAATTGCCTTAATGCCAGACCGGTGgcagaaatatttacaaaaaatgcTCACttcttattaaaacatttattggTTAATTAAGAGTTTTTGAGAGTCTGTATTATTAGTAGTATCTGTGTTATAACTATTGCACtttaccatagaatcatagaattagctaggttggaaaagacctacaaggtcatccagtccaaccatccacccaccaccaataaccccactaaaccatgtctctcaacgctatatctaaatgttttttgaacacctccagggactcaaccacctccctgggcagcccattccagcacctgaccactctttcagaaaagtactatttcctaatgtccagcccTTTATGTTCTAAGGAATACACTTTTTCCCACCTTTCAACAGATTGGTAGTTGCTTATGTCAGGATATTACAACTTCATTACTCACTTAAATGGTTGTGTTggaattaattaaaatgcttttgtaagTTGTAAGTGGTTGTCACATCTTCTTGTTCCCTGTTCAGGCTGTACAGTTCAGATTGAGCGCCGTAACCTTGATGGCCACTTGGCAGTGTGTGAATATCGGAGCCGCGAGTGCCCCAATGGTTGTGGTTACACCATTCTCAGTGCAGAAGACACACAGCATAATTGTGTAGCAGAGCTGAGGACGGAGCTAGAACTTCTTCGGTACAcatcctctgtttcttttgatgtttgtgTTAGTCTGGGATAAAATCACTGCATAGAGCACTTCACATTACTAACACTGGATTCTGGTATGTGTTAAATAGTCTGTTAATCAGTTGATACGAGAGGCACAGGGTATTATTTGTCTGTGCAGACTTAAAACCAATTAAAACAGTAAGAATTTTTACCGTTAATTTTCTGTCCAAGTTATTACAAATCCTAAAATACCATTGGTTGCAGCTGAACAAAACTGAGCTGACTGTACAAACTGACAAAATGCCTCCCAAGAACTGAAGTTAGCAATTTCGTTTTTCCGTTGGGGTGATATATAGACCCAAAACCATGttgtttaattatttcactGCTATTTTTTACAAATTGTCCTGAAGATAAAAACCTCTTGACTATTTTCTTAGGTACAGACCAGCAGATTTAACTTCACAGAATCTTACTGttaatttcaattaaaaccATGGCATAACAGTTGGTCAATGTGCATCTTCTTACCAGCATTCTCTTATTTCCTCTTACATGTTTCCGtagcttttcctttccctgatATTCCAACTGGGCAGTTTTTGgtgcatttcttgtttctttgcttgttgatttctttattttttttttttcacatttccttcctatttttaatctttcaacTCTCTAAGTCCTGTGCTCCTGAACATTGCTGTGAAGTCTGGctcaaatccattttaaaatcattgagACGTGAGGAATTTGGGTACCTAGTTACTGAACTCAAAAGGTTAACATAGTAACAGTGAATTTTTGGCAGTTGATCTGTACGTGATCAGATTATAACAGTTTACTGCTATTATTTAGTGTCTCCTGCAGAAGTGACAAGATGACATGTTTAGCCAGACAGTAATGGTCACAGTTTTAATCAATCTTGACTACATATGCTTAGAAATAGGTATATACTGCAGGAAGTGAATTATTTAAAGTCATAAATATATGATCTTGAACTCATAGAATTACTTCAAGAATGTGATATGTTTGTCCCCATTAACACTGTATGATAAGCAACAAGAAAGTGTCACTGAAGACAGATTTTGGATAATAGTATCACGTCTCCACGGAGATGTCCTGCACAGATCAGGCTGTCTGGCTGCAAGAAGACTTTGTggaatctgaaatatttttttcaccatgTTAACAAGgcttaaaaaggagaaatacttTTTTAGGTCAGAAATGATCTGCAGAGTGGAGGAAGCAAAGCATGAGATGGAATCAAGGTTGGATTCACAGAGAAGACATATGGTCCAAAAAGAGAGtgttctgcaaaatgaaatcgAAGAGCTCAAGGtgagtatgattttttttcctttttttcacccccccccccctcttaCAGCAGTGTAGCAATTAGCTGTTCCCAGAAGCattcttttctcttgaaaagaCAGAGCCTCAGATAGAGGCAAGTTAGATGAAATATAGAAAGCAGAACAGACACTAGCACAATGCTTTGCCTGGGCTAACCAGCTCTTGAGAAGCAGACTCAGTGTTGGTTTTATGCAGTTTATCTACTTCAGATTAATTTGGAGCTAGCCCAAATATCGCTGTACGAGGACTGCATTGTTTGAAGCACGGATAACCTGTCAGCAAATCATTTTGAGTGTCTAAATGTTGGGCGTACATCACAAATCAACTTGAATTCAATGGCCAGCCCCTTTTTTTAGTGCTGTTCAAAGCATCTTAATCCAGTGCTGACACAGAGACCTACTACAGGCAGTGGTGTTTACACTGTGGTTCAGCTGCGATCCAAAGGTTGGAAAGTTGCTGTGTAAATCAAATCAAATAACAAGGAAGGCTATGTTATCTTTTGATTCATCTATTTCTTAGTATATCATGAAGTAATGATTGTTAAAGCCCAAAGCAATGGAGATGCTttagagtttttctttttactgaatttgattttttttttaaatccttgaAGAATGTATCTGAACGTAACCAAAACCTTACTTTGGTTGGGGCCTTGACATAAGAAGTTCAAGCAGCAATGGGGTAAATCGACACActgtttaaaatacttcataagAAACTTTTTGCACCTGTAGGAAAACTGTTAGGGAATTTTGGAATAATGACCGTCTAAGAAGGTCAGTGCTGGATTGTGTCTTAAAttgtttacatttcttctgctaACAAAACCAGTAGATTATTTCAACATTGTTAATTTATAATCCATTACCCTACATGCATGACCAATTCAACTTTGTAACACCATCGTTAGACAAGCTTGTTTATTGCAGTAAATtgatatttgcatttcagagtCAGATGTCACGAGTGATGTCGGATGTACGTTCCCTCATGGCTGCAGAGAGACAGCATCGACAAGAACTGGAGCAAGCGGAGCTGGAGAAACGGGAGCTAATGGAGCTGCTGAGGGGGCTGCAGAAGGACTGTCGCTTAAGTactgcagaaggaagcaggaagaCAACAAACTTCCGCCCGCTGACGCGACTAGAGAGTGCAAAACGAAAACCGAGGGAAGTTACAGTTATCTAAACAGAAGTAAGCTCAACAAGCATCTCTTAGTTTCTGTGACCATCTGGCAAACTTTTCTACTCTCCATGAATGACTGGTAGATCGTTTCTGATTTGctcactttctttttcaaagctcTCTTTCCTCTTGGGCCACAGAAACAAATGGGAGAGTTTTTTCATATGGAATGTGGAGCGTTAAACCTAGTAAGTTATAAAGATGTTTTTAGCtgtatgttttcattaaaaaaaaaaaggggggggaaataTTTGGTTTGTATCTCTTCAGTGTGTCATTTACAGAACTCTTTCAAGCCTGAAAACTAGAACTAGTCAAagatacttaaatatttttttcctttctgatccATTATTGTCCGGTTAAGTCCAGTTTTTGCATAtacttgagaaagaaaaaaggaaaatgtgattaTTGGTAATGACATTTAGGATCTACTTAATTTTGGGAAAGTCAagttaatggattttttttgttgttgtttctgtagTCTGTAGGAGGTATATTTCAAAGGTGAAAAGAGAGCACTTTAAATTCCAATTCTGCTGCTGTGTAAGAGCTTCAAGTGAAGATGACTTAACCTCAGAGCTTCTCTAACTTCCAAGGATTGAGAGATACACACTTAAGAGATATGTACCAAAGCCCAAGGTAATAGCATCACCTAGAAACTTCTACATAGATCTGTGTGTAGCTTGGAGTTTGAGGGACGAGGTCTTGCATTTTACGTAATTATTTGgagattttctttgtgaaggTATCGGATTTCTACCAGGTCCTTTAAACCTCAGTTCAGTCCATTCAGTACTCAATATCTTTAAGAGAGACATAAGTACTTTGGTAGAGCATCTCTAATTTTCTTTTGGCTGATTTAAGGCTATTTGTACATCAGTATCCACAACAGAGGGCTATTTGCAGAGTGGCTTGGACGTGGAATGTTTTTATTAGGACTCAAGTCTGCAGCTGTGTAAGAGCTCGGACTTTACAACAGATGGACAAATACTGAATTAAGGGGGCATGTCCCTGTAAAGACTCTAATATTCATGAGAAATCTGTACAGTTTGAAGACTTTTCTCTATACTTCTTACAAAGCCTGTTTGTGTTGATTTGAGTGCTATAACTAAGCCATATTCTGTCTCCTGGTGCAGCTCTTCAGTGGAATAACTAGGGAAAAACCTGGCCTCCTGCTTACTGAGTACGCTACATCAGTTTTCAGGAAAGCTGAGTGCAGGCACAACCGTCTTAATAAACCTGTTCTCTAGTTTAGAAAACAAGTACATTTCTGGGTCTAATTTCCTATCACTAAGAGCAACACTTTTATGGCTAAAAACATAACCAAAGAGAGAGACTGCAATCTTCTTTAGCACATATTCTACATTAGAAGGACTTGTGgtcagttttctttatttcgGGCATTAATAAATCCTTCTGACTCGCTGTTCCTTCCGTGCAGCTGAAACAACTGCACACATCTTCAgtttttatgcatttaaaactaacaaacaaCTCTCctgaaaaggttttgttttgttttttgaagctATTCACGGGAAGAGCTATgaccaaatatttatttggttttcacTTCACTCTTTTTATATCCTAGATTGAACTACAATCATCGACATGATTTAGGTCATTATTAGCAGTCTCTTCCAGTTTGTGACATAGCACCTCTCTTAAGCAGCCATACTGAACAAAGTGAAGCAGTAGCTATAATTTGGGAAGACCTTCATTCACACCAAACATTCAGTGGTCGATTCACATATATCAGCGTGCAGATTAGAGCTGCAGATAGAAACTAAGAATGCTTTTATTAACTTGTGTTCTAGTTAAAGCTTTAGTGTCTGGTTTTTTCTTTGGTGACAACTGTTTCAACATTCACACTAATTTTGAAGCTTCTTAGCAACACCAGATTTCATGCTCTTAGGATCAGTATACGTGCAGGATGtgttttcctgtgttctgtAATTGTGTGGTTGTGTGTTGTGACTTCATCTATCTTGCTTaatgtgaaagaagaaaattccttcAAAATCCTATGGAACTCAGATGAGCTGGATCGTCTTTCCTGAATTGGAGCACAGTtataatattttccattctgaacaggaaaaaaacaaggaactAGCTTTGTGCTTTTCTCTTAACAGGATCTCTGTGTTGGTTCTAAGAATTTCACCCACTGATTTTATCAGTGAATTCCTTCTAGTATAGGAGAAAGGGTTTATTTAACACTTGCTTTGCAATTGGGCTACTCTTTGTCCCCTAAGTGACACACATGGACTTGCGTGAGAAAACACATCTTAAGAGGTAAGGGCTGACTTTCTGCTGCACAATCTATGGAGCTTCTGTTTACCAGCTCTGCAGAGTCTGAACTTCCAGTGTTAAAACGGGGCGATGCTTTGAGCCCACTTGCTGCTGGAATGACCTGTCAGCTTGGGTCTCCTCGAGctgaaagaaagcacaaaggTATTTTAAATGGGGTTATACTACCCGGTAGCAAGTGGTTCCTTCTGGCTATTTAAGACTGACCCTGCTCCTCAGTGATGATAACTGTTCTGCACTTCAGATGTTCCTCTGCTAGCGAACTGCACACAGGGCAGTGTatgttaaatgaaatgaaatagctcattataataatattttatctaGTTCTACTTT
This genomic interval carries:
- the LOC110394517 gene encoding RING finger protein 151-like, coding for MGYDIERFVGYVNEGLLCSICRDVLEDPLQAPCEHAFCTACIHGWLVHHSNCPEDRQVIDVSVLRPLYRYMKNDLNRLQLHCKNREYGCEMVCSLESIDRHERECEYSQIPCSNAGCTVQIERRNLDGHLAVCEYRSRECPNGCGYTILSAEDTQHNCVAELRTELELLRSEMICRVEEAKHEMESRLDSQRRHMVQKESVLQNEIEELKSQMSRVMSDVRSLMAAERQHRQELEQAELEKRELMELLRGLQKDCRLSTAEGSRKTTNFRPLTRLESAKRKPREVTVI